In Candidatus Cohnella colombiensis, one DNA window encodes the following:
- a CDS encoding helix-turn-helix transcriptional regulator produces MKGSDHKSKFLLTNREREVFELLVQDKTTRDIAQQLFISEKTVRNHISNVMCFETHPF; encoded by the coding sequence TTGAAAGGCAGCGACCATAAGAGTAAGTTTCTCCTTACGAATCGGGAACGGGAAGTCTTCGAGTTGCTCGTACAGGACAAGACGACACGCGACATAGCTCAACAGTTGTTTATAAGCGAGAAAACGGTCAGAAACCACATCTCGAATGTGATGTGTTTTGAAACACACCCATTCTAA
- a CDS encoding recombinase family protein: MKKAAIYVRVSTTKDSQKDSPEHQISACKHYAEDMGWGTEEEIIYEDRESGTNITDRQAIQQVIRDAQRGAFQVIIFASLSRFARDIGDSISLKRKLVNALNIRLISIDDLFDSDRDDEMFFSIISSFNQSASESISRSSRRGKRESALKGNFTGSRAPYGYIREVRNGLKVLVPDEHQTNIVSTIFQLYTANKMGEKAIVAYLNDKGIPSPKNGVWGITTVQRILQNEAYIGKNRSSKYETKKVYTNVNDTSERKKVQVQRPKSEWRYADKVITHQAIIDEQTFQLAQSIRLERGGGERGGIKQKINIFAGIMKCAHCGSSMVSMRSKSKRTDRNGREYRYLICSRRRRQGDAGCNNDYWLPYYPFRDELMDTLSEVLRSITSAEQLLEKHKSLIQFNQSDMESEMQKMQKRITDNRKYLFELRREKMSGNFHDDEQYNLEKGIYEKEIIKCEKRLAELSEERRKKSDLTELYEQVMEMLDELLDMDFDSFDEMQFVLKKLLSEIKVDRSGDIQVMTTFGLSLQELGYEDKTEVSHR; encoded by the coding sequence ATGAAAAAGGCAGCTATTTATGTACGTGTAAGTACGACTAAGGATAGCCAGAAAGACAGCCCTGAGCATCAGATTTCAGCTTGCAAGCATTATGCAGAGGATATGGGTTGGGGAACAGAAGAAGAAATCATCTATGAAGACCGTGAGTCAGGAACGAACATTACCGACAGACAAGCGATTCAACAAGTTATTAGAGATGCACAGCGCGGTGCGTTCCAGGTTATCATATTTGCATCACTCTCTCGTTTTGCTCGTGACATTGGAGACTCGATAAGCTTAAAACGAAAATTGGTCAATGCTCTAAACATCAGATTGATCTCCATCGATGATTTATTCGACTCGGACAGAGATGACGAAATGTTTTTTTCCATAATATCTAGCTTCAATCAGTCGGCAAGCGAGTCTATCAGCCGTAGTTCTCGTCGTGGTAAGCGCGAATCGGCGCTTAAAGGGAACTTTACAGGAAGTCGAGCTCCGTATGGATACATTAGAGAAGTCAGAAACGGTTTAAAGGTGCTGGTCCCTGACGAGCATCAGACGAATATTGTGAGTACAATTTTTCAGCTCTATACCGCCAATAAAATGGGTGAAAAGGCGATTGTCGCTTACTTAAATGATAAAGGTATCCCTTCTCCTAAGAACGGCGTATGGGGCATTACAACGGTTCAACGGATTCTTCAAAACGAGGCTTATATTGGAAAAAACCGCTCCTCGAAATATGAAACTAAAAAAGTGTATACAAACGTCAACGACACTTCTGAACGAAAAAAAGTACAAGTGCAAAGACCGAAGAGCGAGTGGCGTTATGCAGACAAAGTCATTACACATCAAGCCATTATAGATGAGCAAACGTTTCAACTGGCACAGTCAATACGGCTTGAACGCGGTGGGGGCGAGCGTGGCGGAATCAAGCAGAAGATCAATATCTTTGCAGGAATTATGAAGTGCGCGCATTGTGGTTCTTCGATGGTTAGCATGAGATCCAAAAGTAAAAGAACAGATCGTAATGGCAGGGAGTATCGGTATCTTATATGTTCCAGAAGAAGAAGGCAAGGTGATGCAGGCTGCAACAATGACTATTGGCTTCCTTATTATCCGTTTCGTGATGAGTTAATGGACACCTTGTCTGAGGTACTTCGCAGCATTACTTCGGCAGAACAATTGTTAGAGAAACACAAGAGTCTCATCCAATTTAATCAGTCAGATATGGAAAGTGAAATGCAAAAAATGCAAAAGCGAATTACAGATAACCGCAAATATCTGTTTGAACTGCGTCGCGAAAAAATGTCAGGGAATTTCCATGATGACGAACAGTACAATTTGGAGAAGGGCATTTATGAAAAAGAAATTATAAAATGTGAGAAGAGACTGGCGGAATTGTCGGAGGAACGAAGAAAGAAATCTGATTTAACTGAACTATACGAGCAAGTGATGGAAATGTTAGATGAATTGTTGGATATGGATTTTGATTCATTTGACGAAATGCAGTTCGTATTGAAGAAGTTGCTTTCAGAAATTAAAGTAGATCGTTCTGGCGATATTCAGGTTATGACAACTTTTGGGTTGTCATTGCAAGAATTGGGATATGAAGACAAGACAGAGGTTTCTCATAGATAG
- a CDS encoding helix-turn-helix domain-containing protein, whose product MMAKTVEELPEIMLVADIQEYLDISKTAAYDLVKSGSFHTIRIGRNFKIPKKPFVKWLEGNSNE is encoded by the coding sequence ATGATGGCAAAAACAGTCGAGGAGTTGCCCGAAATAATGCTTGTAGCCGACATCCAAGAGTATCTTGACATTAGCAAGACGGCGGCTTATGATCTTGTTAAGTCAGGTAGCTTTCACACCATAAGGATCGGAAGGAACTTCAAAATCCCGAAGAAGCCCTTCGTAAAATGGTTGGAAGGTAACTCAAATGAATAG
- a CDS encoding globin: MLVDEQETLYQAMGGADTINKLVEAFYPKVYADPDLSPLFSDGVESIMYKQRLFLTQFTGGPSLYSEQYGPPQMRMRHLPFEITPRRAIAWLRCMREAMDDIGFTGEARELLYERLTQVAGIMVNAE; the protein is encoded by the coding sequence ATGCTGGTCGATGAACAAGAAACCTTGTATCAAGCAATGGGTGGAGCGGATACGATTAACAAACTCGTAGAAGCTTTTTATCCTAAAGTATATGCTGACCCGGATCTTTCACCTTTATTTAGCGATGGCGTTGAGTCGATTATGTACAAGCAACGGCTATTCCTAACACAATTCACGGGAGGGCCGTCTCTATACTCTGAGCAATATGGTCCGCCTCAAATGCGTATGCGCCATCTCCCCTTCGAGATTACACCAAGGCGTGCTATTGCGTGGCTTAGGTGCATGCGAGAAGCGATGGATGATATCGGATTTACAGGGGAAGCGCGAGAACTGTTATATGAACGCTTGACCCAAGTTGCGGGAATTATGGTCAATGCAGAATAA
- a CDS encoding transcriptional regulator, producing MQLAFELPELDRRATQKAVEAALEKYRLSKYLDADEREASITAGYTERFHGPTNTTSDQTASIAISNADWAAKRKQYCDRMERAVSRLPRMERFLLQERYMCEDAEYLTDYNVYTQKFQPQISEGTYAKVRWKAFYKLALSLDIAVEKESGTIESDKPKRE from the coding sequence ATGCAACTAGCCTTTGAGCTTCCTGAACTCGATAGGCGAGCCACGCAGAAGGCGGTAGAAGCAGCATTAGAGAAGTACAGACTATCCAAATACCTTGATGCGGACGAGCGCGAGGCGAGCATCACAGCGGGCTATACAGAGCGGTTCCACGGCCCAACGAATACCACTTCTGACCAAACGGCAAGTATCGCAATAAGCAATGCAGATTGGGCAGCTAAGCGCAAACAGTATTGTGATCGTATGGAAAGAGCCGTCAGTCGCTTACCACGCATGGAACGTTTTCTCCTTCAGGAGCGCTATATGTGTGAGGATGCTGAATACCTAACAGATTACAACGTGTATACACAAAAGTTTCAGCCCCAGATCAGCGAGGGAACGTACGCGAAGGTGCGATGGAAAGCATTTTATAAACTGGCTTTGTCGCTTGATATAGCTGTTGAGAAAGAAAGCGGAACAATAGAATCAGACAAACCAAAACGTGAATAG
- a CDS encoding DUF2249 domain-containing protein: protein MERQNANVVELDVRPHLRKKLEPFQLIMETVKKLQKDDIFLLHATFKPTPLLGVLKMKGLVGKAEQLGKEHWITTFVSRKNKHWLDDSVVASDSDDEMFDDVAVRASDGGSRLITLDNRGLEPPKPMMRTLAALERCQSGDQVQIHNDRVPLFLIEELNQLGCPFEVEEQPDGSAVVTISKL from the coding sequence ATGGAACGTCAGAATGCCAATGTCGTTGAACTGGATGTCAGGCCGCATCTTCGCAAAAAACTTGAGCCATTTCAACTAATAATGGAAACTGTAAAGAAGCTGCAGAAGGACGATATCTTTTTGCTTCATGCGACATTCAAGCCCACACCGCTATTAGGTGTACTCAAGATGAAAGGTCTCGTTGGCAAGGCAGAACAGCTCGGTAAGGAGCATTGGATCACAACGTTCGTTAGTCGTAAAAATAAGCATTGGCTAGACGATTCGGTTGTTGCTAGCGATAGCGATGACGAAATGTTCGATGATGTCGCTGTTAGAGCTTCCGATGGGGGTTCAAGGCTCATTACGCTCGATAATCGGGGCTTAGAGCCCCCTAAGCCGATGATGCGCACGTTAGCCGCATTAGAACGCTGTCAGTCTGGAGATCAGGTTCAAATTCATAACGATCGCGTTCCTCTCTTCCTAATTGAGGAGCTGAACCAGCTTGGATGCCCTTTTGAAGTTGAGGAGCAGCCGGACGGATCTGCGGTCGTCACCATAAGCAAATTGTAA
- a CDS encoding site-specific integrase — translation MRHIESFIHYLEEHDRSDHTIQKYADSIRKFKNWFSSDKGIEDATIIGIKEI, via the coding sequence ATGAGACATATTGAAAGTTTCATTCACTATTTAGAAGAACATGATCGAAGTGATCATACTATTCAAAAATATGCAGATTCGATTCGAAAATTTAAGAACTGGTTTTCTAGTGATAAGGGAATCGAAGATGCAACTATTATTGGGATCAAGGAGATTTAA
- a CDS encoding Crp/Fnr family transcriptional regulator produces MKNNTTATLLKQLMLFQDLNDEELARIEDIIIAHQHAKKSTIFNEGSEKEAVFFIQSGLVKAYKTDENGNEQIVSYLKSGDMFPHTGLFNQSPYPATAEAIVNSVIWAIPIRRFELLLMDTPSIAIKILRVMGDKIRELQEKLQVLSGQDVKNRIISFLILLAEQHGQQKDNTITINLPMTHQEFANSVGTTRETVNRLLNQLSKDNLLSVDRNRFIIKDMDGLMGLRDPK; encoded by the coding sequence ATGAAGAACAATACGACGGCTACACTTCTTAAACAATTAATGCTGTTCCAAGATCTTAACGACGAGGAACTTGCGCGGATCGAAGATATTATCATCGCTCATCAACATGCGAAGAAATCTACGATCTTCAACGAGGGCAGCGAGAAGGAAGCCGTCTTCTTCATTCAAAGTGGCTTAGTGAAAGCCTACAAAACGGATGAGAATGGCAATGAACAGATCGTCTCTTATCTGAAATCTGGCGATATGTTTCCGCATACCGGTTTATTCAACCAGAGTCCATATCCTGCTACAGCGGAAGCAATCGTTAACTCCGTCATCTGGGCGATTCCGATACGAAGGTTTGAGCTGCTATTAATGGACACCCCCTCCATTGCGATCAAAATATTGCGTGTGATGGGCGACAAAATCCGAGAGCTACAGGAGAAGCTGCAAGTGCTCTCTGGACAAGATGTTAAAAATCGCATTATATCCTTTCTTATCCTACTAGCTGAACAGCACGGGCAGCAGAAGGATAATACAATAACGATAAATCTTCCGATGACCCACCAAGAATTTGCAAATTCTGTAGGAACGACAAGAGAAACGGTTAACCGCCTGCTAAACCAATTAAGCAAAGATAATTTGCTTAGTGTCGATCGTAATCGCTTCATTATTAAAGATATGGATGGGCTTATGGGACTACGCGATCCGAAATAA
- a CDS encoding iron-sulfur cluster assembly protein translates to MDDHGHLLTLLQEVYDPELGVNIVDLGLIYELQEDPDKVYVRMTLTTPGCPMHDTIVGGVKWVLREQKPTIEVDVVWEPKWSPDRMNDAAKQFLGYF, encoded by the coding sequence ATGGACGATCATGGACATCTACTTACATTATTGCAAGAAGTTTATGACCCCGAGCTTGGCGTCAACATTGTAGACCTCGGACTGATCTATGAGCTACAGGAAGATCCCGACAAAGTATACGTTCGCATGACGCTCACGACACCAGGATGTCCGATGCATGACACCATCGTTGGTGGAGTCAAATGGGTGCTGCGAGAACAAAAGCCTACTATTGAAGTCGACGTTGTCTGGGAGCCTAAGTGGTCACCCGATCGGATGAATGATGCTGCGAAACAATTCCTCGGATACTTCTAA
- a CDS encoding SIR2 family protein, whose amino-acid sequence MTIKKNLDIEAILDAINRDHLVIFVGAGVSANSNLPSWAGLVKEFASGLGIDREINSDDYLKIPQYYYNQRGKNEYLKKIMEIFNVPLSPNIIHDYIIKFKPRHIMTTNYDNLIEQAIEKHFMFYDTVKEDLDLPYSSNGRMLIKMHGDLTRKNIVLKEDDYLNYSINFKLIESYVRSIFINNTVLFVGYSLQDYDLKLIMKNLQGILGDHFQKAYLIDSSDSPRLSVEKDYFKNLGVNLIDKWDISKIYSDKEVPELKDPQGKNVVRILDYIFRYKESVRNPLDFCYEKFQSFDSLNKIRVKDLVNLLDIGYLIEEGEALKIIPSSTEENDFYIGLIDRLNTIKQSYEQQDWETKRKFDYINLTLSKINLTKIIIADQSFILNSSNKKETSIIKDVLSNNYFSINLLAKQDYKTMNDYDNKIINELMRAYAKYLVNQFVSAFEILEKISIESYRKKNIISLYIIEFNKRYLIGKLKRNRIGHQTIILGTDLGETVFVEQINKIIDTYDNSNIKIEDVFEMLTRKDKDNVRFIHDLLQEQGYVSQRLFHIKELAEKVTEDLDTSFNGPPSTPTSVSNMIRDVYEFFDYTHQNFIMVDQYSEVREYFFYYVKSLLSTYSVKEKSEVQPDSDDLFSGFLFHRIPNHRFSDKDIIITTKYLEWKKLDKLFEEFKIDEIDTSCPSIQLRGLFANLITSYLEVEYTRGLREILKNMLCLFGKIKINKEDFDEIVEKMLALLRSTYVESDIYVTLLKFLYAQNRNQSIEADLISRLIVSFVNKILDSKYNGNQGGFELDALNNNNCIQGLINLIDKQVIDGLKIEIDTEKLIHSIQYGTLSNNKRSIVLRLLIPVYRFLVPEHQELINVNVQKFLSQSFDAKIYGAACNADILLPSVVFEKELSQTLQITKDETEKSKVRSYPNPLKSAVGVVVSLLRHNKIINKELFSGFIGIDDFYDLVLQENDFDYQRFNLNWFSYLGEVEVKKILSNPMAKEILRKKFVKSLVEDELDPKIKRFYLDHFES is encoded by the coding sequence ATGACGATAAAAAAGAATCTAGATATCGAAGCAATATTGGACGCAATAAACAGAGATCATCTTGTAATATTTGTAGGTGCAGGTGTTTCAGCAAATTCTAACTTGCCAAGTTGGGCTGGTCTTGTTAAAGAATTTGCATCAGGATTAGGTATTGATAGAGAAATTAATTCAGATGACTATTTGAAAATTCCTCAATATTATTACAACCAGAGGGGGAAAAATGAATACCTTAAAAAGATAATGGAAATTTTTAATGTACCATTGTCCCCCAATATAATACATGATTACATCATAAAGTTTAAACCCAGGCACATTATGACAACAAATTATGACAACTTAATTGAACAAGCAATAGAGAAACATTTTATGTTCTACGATACAGTAAAAGAGGACCTTGATCTTCCCTACTCATCCAATGGAAGAATGCTTATCAAAATGCACGGGGATTTGACCCGAAAAAATATCGTATTAAAAGAGGATGACTACTTAAATTATTCTATAAATTTTAAGTTAATTGAATCTTATGTCAGGTCAATTTTTATTAATAATACGGTTCTTTTTGTAGGGTATTCGCTTCAGGATTATGATCTGAAATTAATAATGAAAAATCTGCAAGGTATTTTAGGCGACCATTTTCAAAAAGCCTATTTGATTGATTCTTCAGATAGCCCCAGACTTTCGGTGGAAAAGGATTACTTCAAGAATCTTGGTGTCAATTTAATTGATAAATGGGATATTTCAAAAATATATTCTGATAAAGAAGTGCCTGAGCTTAAAGATCCCCAAGGGAAAAATGTTGTTAGAATTTTAGACTACATTTTTCGATACAAGGAATCAGTCCGTAATCCTTTAGATTTTTGTTATGAAAAATTTCAGTCATTTGATAGTTTGAATAAAATCAGAGTGAAAGATTTGGTCAATTTACTGGACATTGGTTACTTAATCGAAGAAGGAGAAGCTTTGAAAATTATCCCCTCTTCCACTGAAGAAAATGATTTTTATATCGGTCTTATTGATCGTTTAAATACGATAAAACAATCGTACGAACAACAAGATTGGGAAACTAAACGTAAATTTGACTATATAAACTTAACCTTATCAAAAATAAACCTGACAAAAATAATCATTGCGGATCAATCATTTATATTGAACTCTTCAAATAAAAAAGAGACAAGCATCATTAAAGATGTTTTATCAAACAACTATTTTTCAATAAATCTTTTAGCCAAGCAAGACTATAAAACAATGAATGATTATGATAACAAAATCATCAATGAATTGATGAGAGCTTATGCAAAATACCTAGTCAATCAGTTTGTTTCTGCTTTTGAAATTCTTGAGAAGATCTCGATTGAGTCTTACCGTAAAAAGAATATTATTTCACTATATATCATCGAATTCAACAAACGTTACTTAATTGGAAAGCTTAAACGTAATAGAATTGGACATCAAACGATAATTTTGGGTACTGACCTAGGAGAAACTGTATTTGTAGAACAAATAAATAAGATAATTGATACTTATGATAATTCAAACATTAAAATTGAAGACGTATTTGAGATGTTGACAAGAAAGGATAAGGACAACGTTAGATTCATTCACGATTTATTGCAGGAACAAGGATATGTGTCACAACGACTATTTCACATAAAAGAATTAGCTGAAAAGGTGACGGAAGATTTAGATACCAGTTTTAATGGTCCACCTTCAACTCCAACATCTGTTAGTAATATGATAAGGGACGTTTATGAGTTTTTTGATTATACACATCAAAATTTCATTATGGTGGATCAATACTCAGAGGTTAGAGAGTATTTCTTTTATTATGTAAAATCGCTACTCAGTACTTATTCTGTAAAAGAAAAGTCGGAAGTACAACCAGACTCAGACGATCTTTTTTCTGGATTTTTGTTTCATAGGATACCGAACCACCGCTTTTCAGATAAAGATATCATTATAACAACTAAATATTTGGAATGGAAAAAACTTGATAAATTGTTCGAAGAATTTAAAATTGATGAAATCGATACATCTTGCCCAAGTATTCAATTGAGGGGATTATTTGCAAATCTAATAACAAGTTATTTAGAAGTTGAGTACACCAGAGGATTAAGAGAGATTCTGAAAAATATGCTTTGCTTGTTCGGAAAGATTAAGATTAATAAAGAAGACTTCGATGAGATTGTAGAAAAAATGCTTGCGCTGTTAAGATCCACGTATGTGGAAAGTGATATATATGTGACATTATTAAAGTTTTTATATGCTCAGAATCGGAACCAGAGTATAGAAGCAGATTTAATTAGTAGGTTAATTGTATCCTTTGTGAACAAAATATTAGATTCAAAATACAATGGAAATCAAGGGGGATTTGAACTCGATGCGTTAAACAATAACAATTGCATTCAAGGACTTATTAATTTAATTGATAAACAGGTAATTGATGGATTGAAAATTGAAATAGATACGGAAAAGCTTATCCATTCGATTCAGTATGGAACACTATCAAATAATAAGCGGAGTATTGTACTACGGTTGCTAATACCAGTGTATAGGTTCTTGGTTCCAGAACATCAGGAATTAATCAATGTGAATGTACAGAAGTTCTTATCACAATCTTTTGATGCAAAAATATATGGTGCGGCTTGTAATGCAGATATCTTACTTCCTAGCGTAGTATTTGAAAAAGAGCTATCCCAGACTTTGCAAATAACGAAAGATGAAACGGAAAAAAGCAAAGTACGAAGTTACCCTAATCCGTTAAAAAGTGCAGTAGGAGTTGTTGTTTCACTTTTGCGGCATAACAAGATAATTAATAAAGAACTCTTTTCTGGATTTATCGGAATCGATGATTTTTATGATTTAGTGTTGCAAGAGAATGATTTTGATTATCAAAGGTTCAATCTAAATTGGTTCTCATATCTTGGTGAAGTTGAGGTCAAGAAGATACTTAGTAATCCAATGGCAAAGGAAATCTTAAGAAAAAAATTCGTGAAATCACTTGTCGAAGATGAACTGGACCCCAAGATTAAACGGTTTTATTTGGACCATTTTGAGTCATAA
- a CDS encoding DUF2249 domain-containing protein, with product MSQFAATINATEFPPQLKHKVIFETFNHLEPAQAMLLINDHDPIPLHFQFESMHKGKFIWEYIEQGPEIYQVKISKSSL from the coding sequence ATGAGTCAATTTGCTGCAACGATAAACGCGACAGAGTTTCCGCCACAGCTAAAGCACAAGGTCATCTTTGAAACTTTCAACCATCTCGAGCCCGCTCAAGCGATGTTGTTAATCAACGATCATGATCCGATCCCGCTTCACTTTCAATTCGAATCGATGCACAAAGGTAAATTCATCTGGGAGTATATTGAGCAAGGACCAGAAATATACCAAGTGAAAATTAGTAAATCCTCCCTGTAG